The Cupriavidus nantongensis genome has a segment encoding these proteins:
- a CDS encoding CatB-related O-acetyltransferase encodes MIESLAIKLKIHHIVCQRNAFASVQLGFGKRSKPIILEPHLELRAGLIDADEVGAFTYLGGDGSSFRHVARIGRFCSIAGGIQTGQMEHPTDMLSMHSMLYGNWSKVWEGSPEVAAYYSENQALVAKAMSAAGASIASRSTKIEIGNDVWIGYGALIRRGVKIGDGAVIGSRAVVTKDVPPYAVVGGTPAKVLKYRFPPDVVERLMALRWWDYGLRGLNGIDITDLPGCIDRIEANLQGMQPWKPTRVAVHSDNRVEVVTPA; translated from the coding sequence GTGATCGAATCTCTCGCCATCAAACTAAAAATCCATCACATTGTTTGCCAGCGGAATGCGTTCGCAAGCGTCCAATTGGGATTCGGGAAGCGCTCCAAGCCGATCATCCTTGAGCCGCACTTGGAATTGAGGGCGGGCCTGATTGATGCAGACGAAGTCGGAGCATTCACATACCTTGGTGGCGATGGCTCATCGTTCCGGCACGTGGCCCGCATCGGCCGATTCTGCTCGATTGCCGGGGGGATTCAGACAGGCCAGATGGAGCATCCTACCGATATGCTGTCGATGCATTCGATGCTGTATGGGAACTGGTCAAAGGTTTGGGAGGGCTCCCCGGAGGTGGCTGCGTACTACTCCGAGAATCAGGCGCTTGTTGCAAAGGCAATGTCAGCAGCCGGGGCGAGCATCGCCAGCCGTAGCACCAAGATCGAGATTGGGAACGATGTGTGGATAGGCTACGGCGCACTGATACGCCGCGGCGTGAAAATTGGCGATGGAGCCGTGATTGGATCCCGCGCGGTGGTTACCAAGGACGTGCCACCCTACGCTGTCGTCGGCGGAACGCCTGCCAAGGTGTTGAAGTACCGATTCCCGCCCGATGTAGTTGAACGGCTGATGGCGCTGCGATGGTGGGACTATGGCCTCCGTGGCCTGAATGGCATCGACATCACCGATCTGCCCGGCTGCATCGACCGCATCGAAGCAAATCTTCAAGGAATGCAGCCGTGGAAGCCCACGCGGGTTGCCGTGCATTCCGACAACCGCGTGGAAGTTGTTACGCCAGCGTAA
- a CDS encoding ABC transporter permease, translating to MSRTSVRSDVSIAVSVWRALFLREASARLAGARAAWIWILLEPAAHIVFLMVVFGVIRHQVRQDANIEVFILVGVWGFFLVRNIAQRGMEAINANQALFSYRQVQPVDTVLVRATVEAFLYVIVGAVLLAALALLDIDVRPADPLLVMWSAFLLWAFGLGLGLMFSVIGTLLPGLGKLIRIVFTPLYFLSAVMYSVASMPRAMREVVLVNPITHGLEAMRSGWFAAYHGEAHISLGYLAFCALATVFLGLAMHMRYATRLTAQ from the coding sequence ATGAGCCGGACATCAGTCCGGTCGGACGTCTCCATCGCAGTTTCCGTATGGCGCGCGCTGTTCCTGCGCGAGGCCAGCGCTCGCCTGGCGGGCGCGCGCGCGGCGTGGATCTGGATCCTGCTTGAACCGGCGGCACACATCGTTTTCCTGATGGTCGTGTTCGGCGTGATCAGGCATCAGGTCCGGCAGGACGCAAACATCGAAGTGTTCATCCTCGTCGGGGTATGGGGATTCTTCCTGGTGCGCAATATCGCGCAACGGGGCATGGAAGCCATCAACGCCAACCAGGCCTTGTTCTCGTACCGCCAGGTACAGCCGGTCGACACGGTGTTGGTACGCGCCACGGTCGAGGCCTTCCTGTATGTCATCGTCGGCGCCGTACTGCTCGCCGCCCTGGCGCTACTCGATATCGATGTGCGCCCCGCCGATCCGCTACTCGTCATGTGGTCGGCTTTCCTGCTGTGGGCGTTCGGCCTGGGCCTGGGCCTGATGTTCTCCGTCATCGGCACGCTGCTGCCGGGCCTGGGCAAGCTCATACGCATCGTCTTCACGCCGCTCTACTTTCTTTCCGCAGTCATGTATTCGGTCGCGAGCATGCCGCGGGCCATGCGCGAGGTGGTGCTGGTCAATCCGATCACGCACGGCCTGGAAGCGATGCGCAGCGGCTGGTTTGCCGCCTACCACGGCGAAGCGCATATCAGCCTTGGCTATCTCGCTTTCTGCGCGCTGGCCACGGTGTTCCTTGGCCTGGCCATGCACATGCGGTACGCAACCCGGCTGACCGCGCAATGA
- a CDS encoding chain-length determining protein, with product MMKTITSGAAGQIGRLTRVNTLNRIWQVAVAACVLAVVYWSVIASDLYVSEARVVVERSDGVGASAADFTSLLVGNTAPQDLLLLREYLLSADMLKKLDAKLGLRKHYADSGRDPLSRLWFEDASLERFHDYYLKRVSVEYDDFARVLVIRVQGYTSEMAHAIAQELVADGERFMNEMTHRIASEQVVYIEKQVHDQGERLKAARQALVAYQNANGLVSPRGEVESLSTVVANAEATLAELHVKRNSLKDVFTPQSPAIQQIDAQIAAVERQMAEQRGRMVSTKGRGLNRVVEEHDRLQAAAEFAFDIYKTAIGALEKARIEATRKLKNVAVVQSPTRPEYPLQPRRIYNIVVFVLMTLMLAGVVQLLSAIIRDHRD from the coding sequence ATGATGAAGACCATTACGTCGGGCGCCGCAGGGCAGATCGGGCGCCTGACACGAGTGAACACCCTGAACCGGATCTGGCAAGTCGCTGTGGCCGCGTGCGTGCTTGCCGTGGTGTACTGGAGCGTGATTGCGTCCGACCTGTATGTGTCGGAAGCGCGCGTGGTGGTGGAGCGCAGTGATGGCGTGGGCGCCAGCGCCGCGGATTTCACCTCGTTGCTGGTCGGCAATACTGCTCCTCAGGACTTGCTGCTGCTGCGCGAGTACCTGCTGTCGGCCGACATGCTCAAGAAGCTCGACGCCAAGCTCGGGCTGCGCAAGCACTACGCCGACAGCGGCCGGGATCCGTTGTCGCGTTTGTGGTTCGAGGATGCTTCGCTGGAACGCTTTCATGATTACTACCTGAAACGCGTCAGCGTCGAATACGACGACTTTGCGCGCGTGCTCGTGATCCGGGTGCAGGGCTACACCTCGGAGATGGCACATGCCATCGCGCAGGAGCTGGTCGCCGACGGTGAACGCTTCATGAACGAGATGACACACCGCATCGCCAGCGAGCAGGTGGTCTATATCGAGAAACAGGTACACGACCAGGGCGAACGGCTGAAGGCTGCTCGCCAGGCGCTGGTGGCTTACCAGAACGCCAACGGCCTGGTGTCGCCGCGCGGCGAGGTGGAAAGTCTCTCCACCGTGGTCGCTAATGCCGAGGCCACCCTGGCCGAGCTGCACGTCAAGCGCAACTCGCTCAAGGACGTCTTCACGCCGCAGTCGCCGGCGATCCAGCAGATCGACGCGCAGATCGCCGCGGTCGAACGCCAGATGGCAGAGCAGCGCGGCCGCATGGTCTCGACCAAGGGCCGGGGCCTGAACCGTGTGGTGGAGGAACACGACCGCCTGCAGGCCGCCGCCGAGTTTGCCTTCGATATCTACAAGACCGCGATCGGTGCGCTGGAGAAGGCGCGCATCGAGGCCACGCGCAAGCTCAAGAACGTAGCGGTCGTGCAAAGCCCGACCCGGCCGGAGTATCCGCTCCAGCCCCGGCGAATCTACAACATCGTGGTGTTCGTCCTGATGACGCTGATGCTGGCAGGCGTCGTGCAACTGCTCAGCGCCATCATCCGCGACCACCGAGACTGA
- a CDS encoding MBL fold metallo-hydrolase — MTAQSPDIALAAAPISLEKPVLDYPCGDAPEPGRAREVAPGVLWLRMPMPLGLNHINLWAIRDGSGWAAVDAGLQTPETAQAWRALFAKGGALDGGLTRLFVTHMHPDHIGMAGWLTGKFDCQLWMTRLEYLMCRVLAADTGRAAPDDAIAFYRKAGWDDEAIEVYRTRFGGFGKYVHALPESFRRLSDGDTVRIGAHDWHVIVGTGHSPEHACLYCPALKLLVSGDQVLPRISSNVSVFPTEPDADPMADWLASLDKVRAAVPDDVLVLPAHNEPFRGLHARIDYLRASQMQALDRLRGALAEPKRAVDVFGELFSRPITGSGGLLGMATGESVAHLNYLLARGEAVRELGEGSCYWYRMA, encoded by the coding sequence ATGACCGCCCAATCCCCCGACATCGCGCTTGCAGCTGCCCCCATCTCCCTCGAAAAACCCGTACTCGACTACCCCTGCGGGGATGCTCCCGAGCCCGGCCGCGCGCGCGAAGTGGCGCCCGGCGTACTGTGGCTGCGCATGCCGATGCCGCTCGGCCTGAACCATATCAACCTGTGGGCCATCCGCGATGGCAGCGGCTGGGCCGCCGTCGATGCCGGCCTGCAGACCCCGGAAACCGCGCAGGCCTGGCGCGCGCTGTTTGCAAAAGGCGGCGCGCTGGACGGCGGGCTGACCCGCCTGTTCGTCACCCATATGCATCCCGACCATATCGGCATGGCGGGCTGGCTGACCGGCAAGTTCGACTGCCAGCTATGGATGACGCGGCTCGAATACCTGATGTGCCGCGTGCTCGCCGCCGACACCGGGCGCGCCGCGCCTGACGACGCCATCGCGTTCTATCGCAAGGCCGGCTGGGATGACGAGGCGATCGAGGTATACCGCACGCGCTTTGGCGGCTTCGGCAAATACGTGCATGCCTTGCCCGAAAGCTTCCGCCGGCTGTCCGACGGCGACACCGTCCGCATCGGCGCGCACGACTGGCACGTCATCGTCGGCACCGGCCATTCCCCCGAACATGCCTGCCTATATTGCCCCGCATTGAAGCTGCTGGTATCGGGCGACCAGGTGCTGCCGCGCATCTCGTCCAACGTATCCGTGTTCCCGACCGAGCCCGACGCCGACCCGATGGCCGACTGGCTGGCGTCGCTCGACAAGGTCCGCGCCGCCGTGCCGGACGACGTGCTGGTTCTGCCGGCGCATAACGAACCGTTCCGCGGTCTGCACGCCCGGATCGACTATCTGCGGGCCAGCCAGATGCAGGCGCTGGACCGGCTTCGGGGAGCGCTGGCCGAACCCAAAAGAGCAGTGGACGTATTCGGCGAGTTGTTCTCGCGGCCGATTACGGGGAGTGGAGGGCTGCTGGGGATGGCGACGGGGGAGAGTGTTGCGCATTTGAATTATTTGTTGGCGCGGGGGGAGGCGGTGCGGGAGCTTGGCGAGGGAAGCTGCTACTGGTATCGGATGGCCTGA
- a CDS encoding HAD family hydrolase, whose product MEDFRAKIATASTVTFDVFDTLIARTVLSPGDVFTLMEERVREISDGLIVDFRRFRVQAESRAREIARNDFGYQDVTLAEIYAEFKSMLDIPDEYIGKICDLEIETEHAVVIPRAIGADMLRVALRDGKDVMLISDMYLSASQIRDLLAAVGISGYEAIYVSSEIRKSKKEGDLFDYIIQRHGLVATDIVHVGDNAIGDFSVPAHKGIGVTRLRRAEEALFSEKRIGMALAPLKKSRTLSDSLLFSTVARGVFDTPGSEGLDSFSTGDPVRFGYAVFGPTIVGFASWIYREAVRDGVKDLYFLSRDGWIVKEVFSLLFAKYSDCPKVHYFHASRRATRVAQISGRASILKILALPIYSIEIGRYFETRFGLRLSDIPLEVLRAHGVSSHSHRIGAKFDREKLKNIALDLEVNILRVARAERQALCKAMEKARVISPYSAIVDIGYAGTMQSAFSSLGAKDIRGYYFATFDSVFSNLPPGKVAKGYICEGATPDQVRHGIGTHRFVYESVFCSREGTFIRYEEDESGDVIKVFGQHEDRAREKLVDLAYSGVLRLASDLSQHSKCLSSPLYIDSRPATMVFEKFITVPAHTDAMLFEGVKFEDSMGPDTIRYLVPPTEKILEKSMTDAAIWAEGTRALAGHVKRNQMPNSTRSERSVKTNHAPARLTDPQHTPVVKAAAWWQKGILAAEYYLASKFLAERKFKKYIRDREIFFVDSRKEVMRKYYRYFGRFAAA is encoded by the coding sequence TTGGAGGATTTTAGAGCGAAGATTGCGACGGCTTCAACCGTCACATTTGATGTGTTTGACACTCTTATTGCCCGTACCGTTCTTTCTCCAGGTGATGTTTTTACACTCATGGAAGAGCGCGTGCGAGAAATTTCCGATGGCCTAATAGTAGACTTTCGACGTTTCAGAGTGCAAGCTGAATCTCGCGCGCGCGAAATTGCTCGAAATGATTTCGGATATCAAGATGTCACTCTCGCGGAAATTTATGCGGAGTTTAAGTCCATGCTTGATATTCCGGATGAGTATATCGGTAAAATATGCGACCTTGAGATCGAGACGGAACATGCCGTGGTGATACCTCGAGCAATCGGTGCTGATATGTTGCGAGTGGCATTACGCGACGGTAAAGATGTGATGCTGATCTCGGATATGTATCTCTCCGCGTCCCAGATCCGTGATTTATTGGCGGCTGTTGGAATTAGTGGCTATGAGGCGATATATGTTTCCAGTGAAATCCGGAAGTCAAAAAAGGAAGGCGATCTTTTTGATTACATAATACAAAGGCATGGCCTTGTTGCGACCGACATTGTCCACGTCGGCGACAATGCCATTGGTGATTTTTCAGTCCCCGCTCATAAAGGTATCGGTGTGACGCGCCTCCGTCGCGCAGAGGAAGCGTTGTTTTCTGAAAAACGAATTGGCATGGCTTTGGCTCCCCTCAAAAAGAGCCGAACTCTATCGGATAGCTTGCTTTTTAGCACAGTTGCACGAGGCGTATTCGATACGCCTGGAAGCGAGGGGCTGGATTCATTTTCAACTGGCGATCCCGTCCGTTTTGGGTACGCGGTATTCGGGCCCACCATCGTCGGATTTGCTTCTTGGATTTACCGAGAAGCCGTGCGCGATGGGGTGAAAGACCTGTACTTTCTATCTCGGGACGGCTGGATTGTAAAAGAGGTCTTCAGCCTCCTTTTCGCGAAGTACTCAGACTGTCCGAAGGTGCATTATTTCCACGCTTCGCGGAGAGCCACGCGGGTAGCCCAGATTTCTGGGCGTGCTTCTATTCTAAAAATTCTCGCGCTGCCAATTTACTCTATTGAAATTGGGCGGTACTTCGAGACGAGATTCGGCTTGAGATTAAGTGATATTCCACTGGAGGTTTTACGAGCTCATGGGGTATCGAGTCATTCGCATCGGATTGGTGCGAAATTTGACAGGGAAAAATTGAAGAATATCGCGCTCGATCTGGAGGTTAATATTCTGCGGGTTGCGAGGGCCGAGCGGCAAGCTTTATGCAAAGCTATGGAGAAAGCGCGTGTGATATCTCCGTATTCAGCTATCGTCGATATCGGATACGCCGGAACAATGCAGAGTGCTTTTAGTTCTCTCGGAGCTAAGGATATAAGAGGGTATTATTTTGCTACTTTTGATTCTGTATTTTCAAATCTGCCGCCGGGTAAAGTAGCAAAAGGTTATATCTGCGAAGGCGCAACGCCCGATCAGGTGAGGCACGGAATTGGTACTCATCGGTTTGTGTACGAATCCGTATTTTGTAGTCGTGAAGGAACATTCATTAGATACGAGGAAGATGAGAGTGGGGATGTGATTAAGGTCTTTGGCCAGCATGAAGATCGAGCCCGAGAGAAATTAGTTGATCTTGCGTATTCAGGTGTGCTGCGGTTGGCTTCAGATCTTTCTCAACATTCGAAATGTCTGTCTTCGCCCTTGTACATAGACTCGAGACCAGCAACGATGGTCTTTGAAAAGTTTATCACTGTGCCGGCGCATACGGATGCGATGTTGTTTGAGGGCGTGAAGTTCGAAGATAGTATGGGGCCCGATACAATCAGGTATCTTGTCCCACCTACTGAAAAGATCTTAGAAAAGAGTATGACTGATGCTGCAATTTGGGCTGAGGGGACACGAGCCCTCGCGGGGCATGTCAAGCGCAACCAAATGCCAAACAGCACAAGAAGCGAACGCTCCGTGAAAACGAATCATGCACCCGCGCGTTTGACAGATCCTCAACATACACCAGTGGTGAAGGCGGCTGCGTGGTGGCAAAAAGGGATCTTAGCTGCCGAGTATTATTTGGCTTCTAAATTCTTGGCAGAGCGAAAGTTTAAAAAATATATTAGGGATCGCGAGATATTTTTCGTCGACTCGCGCAAGGAAGTGATGCGGAAATACTATCGATACTTCGGGAGATTTGCAGCTGCATAG
- a CDS encoding IS5 family transposase produces the protein MRGADTFTESLFTMRRLDDFVPKSHPLRSIRAMANQALVKMDRLFAQMYEDDIKGGQPSIAPEKLLRAMLLQVLYSVRSERQLMEQTQYNLLFRWFIGLSMDDTVWVPTVFTKNRERLIKHDAVIQFFNEVLAIAQKKNWLSGEHFSVDGTLIQAWAGHKSFVRKDGGDDKDDNDGANFKGRTRSNETHESKTDPDAKLYRKGKTASELRYMGHTLSDNRHGLVVSAMVTNADGHAEREAAKVMLNDARQVTDDPNTEITVGADKGYDAQEFIQACLELKVTPHVAQNTSGRRSAVPDAIACSAGYAVSQQKRKLIEQGFGWVKTVGRMRQVMVRGLKRVDQMFVLSMAAYNLVRMRSLGQIRPQLQ, from the coding sequence ATGCGCGGCGCAGATACCTTCACGGAAAGTTTGTTCACTATGCGGAGGCTGGATGATTTCGTGCCGAAGTCCCACCCGCTGCGCTCGATCCGCGCCATGGCCAACCAGGCGCTGGTAAAGATGGACCGGTTGTTCGCACAGATGTACGAGGACGATATCAAGGGTGGCCAGCCCAGCATCGCGCCGGAGAAGTTGCTGCGGGCCATGCTGCTGCAGGTGCTCTACAGCGTTCGCTCCGAACGCCAACTCATGGAGCAGACGCAGTACAACCTGCTGTTTCGCTGGTTCATCGGGCTGTCGATGGACGACACCGTTTGGGTGCCCACGGTCTTCACCAAGAACCGCGAGCGGCTGATCAAGCATGATGCGGTGATCCAGTTTTTCAACGAGGTGCTGGCCATCGCGCAGAAGAAGAACTGGCTGTCGGGCGAGCACTTCAGCGTGGACGGCACGCTGATTCAGGCGTGGGCAGGCCACAAGAGCTTCGTGCGCAAGGACGGCGGCGACGACAAGGACGACAACGACGGCGCCAACTTCAAAGGTCGCACGCGCAGCAACGAGACGCACGAGTCCAAGACCGATCCCGATGCCAAGCTGTACCGCAAGGGCAAAACTGCGAGTGAACTTCGCTATATGGGTCATACCCTGAGCGACAACCGTCACGGCCTGGTGGTGAGCGCCATGGTGACCAATGCGGACGGACATGCTGAGCGCGAGGCCGCGAAGGTGATGCTCAACGATGCCCGACAGGTGACGGACGACCCGAACACCGAAATCACGGTGGGTGCAGACAAGGGCTACGACGCGCAAGAGTTCATTCAAGCCTGCCTGGAACTGAAGGTGACGCCCCACGTGGCACAGAACACCTCGGGGCGCCGCTCGGCCGTTCCTGATGCCATTGCTTGCAGCGCCGGGTATGCCGTTTCGCAGCAAAAGCGCAAGCTGATCGAACAAGGCTTCGGATGGGTCAAGACTGTCGGGCGCATGCGCCAGGTGATGGTGCGTGGACTGAAGCGAGTCGACCAGATGTTCGTGCTGAGCATGGCCGCCTACAACCTCGTGCGCATGCGCTCACTGGGACAAATCCGTCCGCAGTTGCAGTAA
- a CDS encoding ABC transporter ATP-binding protein, with the protein MIEITDVHKRYRTTHGSKWVLQGVTLRIPQKSRVALIGANGAGKSTLLRLVGGIDQPNRGSIVRNCRVSWPLGLSGGFQGSLSGRQNTKFVCRIHGIHGTLAEKLEFVREFSELHDAFDDPVKTYSSGMRSRLAFAMSLAFDFDTYLVDELTAVGDAAFKRKSQKAFEDLAGRAGLVMVSHSESTLKNFCQSAVWLHQGQAHWFDSVEEALRAYRDSIPA; encoded by the coding sequence ATGATCGAGATCACCGATGTCCACAAGCGCTACCGCACCACCCACGGCTCGAAGTGGGTGCTGCAGGGCGTGACCCTCCGGATTCCGCAGAAGAGCCGGGTGGCACTGATCGGCGCGAACGGCGCGGGCAAGTCGACCCTGCTGCGGCTGGTGGGCGGGATCGACCAGCCCAACCGCGGCAGCATCGTCCGTAACTGCAGGGTGTCGTGGCCCCTGGGCCTGAGTGGCGGATTCCAGGGCTCGCTGAGCGGTCGCCAGAACACCAAGTTCGTCTGCCGCATCCACGGCATCCACGGCACGCTGGCGGAGAAACTCGAGTTTGTGCGCGAGTTCTCGGAGCTGCATGATGCCTTCGATGACCCAGTCAAGACCTATTCGTCTGGCATGCGTTCGCGACTGGCATTCGCCATGTCGCTTGCCTTCGATTTCGATACCTATCTCGTGGATGAACTGACGGCAGTCGGCGACGCAGCGTTCAAGCGCAAGTCGCAGAAAGCCTTCGAAGACCTCGCCGGCCGTGCAGGCCTGGTAATGGTCTCGCACAGCGAATCCACGCTCAAAAATTTCTGCCAGTCGGCAGTCTGGCTGCATCAGGGCCAGGCGCACTGGTTCGATTCCGTTGAAGAGGCCCTGCGCGCGTACAGGGACAGCATTCCAGCATGA
- a CDS encoding polysaccharide biosynthesis/export family protein translates to MLRRILAIAVAAAGLAGTCGAHAQGGMRLSQSPAVGQMEYAALAAQGATTPSGAVVGNPAAIGGVATIPARADTPLPDSAPQNNDYTANMASDAFGAQLFTGAFSRDSASVFNPSHVISVGDRIQLRIWNGYNVDTVLTVDAGGNIVLPEIGPFRVQGITNGNLQTAVGNALRRVFASKVSIYASLLAAQPVRVYVTGAVRRPGMYDGTSSDSVLRYLDQAGGIDPDRGSFLDVAIKRGNQTLEVVNLYDFLLKGDLTSRQLNNGDVIFVQSRKKTVKVSGLAENAKRFEFLGEQARLDQIVRLAKPLPEATNVRVVRNTGTVRNVEYFPISQGNQIDLRNGDEIEFTADKRPGTITVRVEGEHTGPQEYVLPYGSRMGQLLSQVHFTQESDTESIQLFRQSVKARQKTLLGTTLKSLESSVLTARSGTAEEAQLRKEEAALVLQWVERAKKIEPSGQTLIAKSSTRNDLLLENGDILRVPVKDGLVLVSGEVLFPNAVAYDKSLDLDDFIQQAGGFSQNADTSRIIIAHRDGSFSDGKKDDAVKAGDEIMVLPKVDFKTRQFAKDVFQILYQIAISAKVVLGL, encoded by the coding sequence ATGCTTCGAAGAATTCTTGCTATCGCGGTCGCCGCAGCCGGCCTGGCCGGCACCTGCGGCGCGCATGCCCAGGGCGGCATGCGATTGTCCCAATCGCCTGCTGTCGGCCAGATGGAATACGCCGCGCTGGCTGCGCAGGGCGCTACTACGCCCAGTGGCGCCGTGGTCGGAAATCCCGCCGCGATCGGCGGCGTTGCCACGATCCCGGCACGTGCCGACACGCCGCTGCCAGACAGCGCGCCGCAGAACAACGACTACACCGCCAACATGGCCAGCGACGCCTTTGGCGCGCAGCTGTTCACCGGCGCATTCAGCCGCGACAGTGCTTCCGTCTTCAATCCCAGCCATGTCATCTCCGTTGGTGACCGCATCCAGCTGCGCATCTGGAACGGATACAACGTCGACACCGTATTGACCGTTGACGCCGGCGGCAACATTGTTTTGCCGGAAATTGGGCCGTTCCGCGTGCAAGGCATCACCAACGGCAATCTGCAGACCGCCGTCGGTAATGCACTGCGGCGCGTCTTTGCCAGCAAGGTGTCGATCTACGCCAGCCTGCTGGCCGCACAGCCGGTGCGCGTCTACGTTACCGGGGCGGTACGCCGCCCCGGCATGTACGACGGCACCTCCAGCGACAGCGTGCTGCGCTACCTCGATCAGGCCGGCGGCATCGACCCAGACCGCGGTTCCTTTCTTGACGTTGCGATCAAGCGCGGCAACCAGACGCTGGAAGTCGTCAATCTCTATGACTTCCTGCTCAAGGGCGACCTGACCTCGCGGCAGCTGAACAATGGCGACGTCATCTTCGTCCAGTCGCGCAAGAAGACCGTCAAGGTCAGCGGCCTGGCTGAAAACGCTAAGCGCTTCGAATTCCTTGGCGAACAGGCCAGGCTCGACCAGATCGTGCGGCTGGCCAAGCCGCTGCCCGAAGCCACCAACGTCCGCGTGGTGCGCAATACCGGCACGGTCCGCAATGTCGAGTATTTCCCGATCTCGCAGGGCAACCAGATCGACCTGCGCAACGGCGACGAAATCGAATTCACCGCCGACAAGCGGCCCGGCACCATCACCGTCCGCGTCGAAGGCGAACACACCGGCCCGCAGGAATACGTGCTGCCGTATGGCAGCCGCATGGGGCAACTGCTCAGCCAAGTGCATTTCACGCAGGAGTCAGATACCGAAAGCATCCAGCTCTTTCGCCAGAGCGTGAAGGCACGCCAGAAGACGCTGCTTGGTACAACGCTCAAGAGCCTGGAATCGAGCGTGCTGACCGCACGTTCCGGCACGGCGGAAGAGGCCCAGCTGCGCAAGGAAGAAGCCGCGCTGGTGCTGCAGTGGGTGGAACGCGCCAAGAAGATCGAGCCGTCAGGTCAGACGCTGATCGCGAAATCGAGCACCCGCAACGATCTGCTGCTGGAAAACGGCGACATTCTCCGTGTGCCGGTCAAGGATGGGCTGGTGCTGGTCAGCGGGGAAGTGCTGTTCCCGAATGCCGTTGCCTATGACAAGAGTCTGGACCTGGATGACTTTATTCAGCAGGCGGGCGGCTTTTCGCAGAACGCGGATACGTCGCGAATCATCATTGCGCATCGGGATGGAAGTTTCTCGGATGGCAAGAAGGATGATGCGGTGAAGGCGGGCGACGAGATCATGGTGTTGCCGAAGGTTGATTTCAAGACGCGGCAGTTTGCTAAGGACGTGTTTCAGATTCTTTATCAGATTGCGATTAGTGCGAAGGTGGTGCTAGGACTGTAG